In one window of Candidatus Sulfuricurvum sp. RIFRC-1 DNA:
- a CDS encoding aldehyde dehydrogenase family protein, which produces MDAHVWMGSRQVVPQSYTERLSPYDGRVVSRAAQCSAEDANEALKIAQKAAKQAKKIPLHQRCAWLLDVASKLREQREEFAKVLCDEVGKPITYARIEVDRCIETITLSAETMRTMHGETINTDAMSSGRKAHAYWRREAVGVIVAITPFNFPLNLVAHKLAPALVAGNAVVLKPTPEAPLCAYKLAKLFIESPYAIPDALSVVYGDAEVGSALVGSDIPRVISFTGSVGVGNIITRTAGIKKVSLELGGNAATYIDTSADLDYAAERCAIGAFVNSGQVCISLQRIYVNSSIYNEFALKMAEATTKLIVGSPYNEDTFLGPLINDEAAERAMSWVENAMEEGASPLTPPHREGRIFYPCVMADVHESMQIVCEEVFAPIVSLVRVDGIRDAIERMNNSPYGLQFSVFTNNLSHATQAIDELEAGGVVINDMPTLRFDIQPYGGVKLSGVGREGPRFAIEEFSEIKSIVIL; this is translated from the coding sequence ATGGATGCACACGTTTGGATGGGATCACGTCAAGTTGTACCGCAAAGTTACACCGAGCGTCTTAGCCCGTATGACGGGCGTGTCGTTTCGCGTGCGGCGCAGTGCAGTGCCGAAGATGCAAACGAGGCTTTGAAGATTGCTCAAAAAGCGGCAAAACAAGCTAAAAAAATTCCACTCCATCAGCGATGCGCATGGCTGTTGGATGTTGCCTCTAAACTCCGTGAACAGCGTGAGGAGTTTGCCAAAGTATTGTGTGACGAAGTAGGTAAACCGATCACGTATGCCCGAATCGAAGTGGATCGATGTATCGAGACGATCACCCTCTCCGCCGAGACGATGCGAACCATGCATGGGGAGACAATCAACACCGACGCGATGAGTAGCGGACGTAAGGCTCACGCGTATTGGCGCAGAGAAGCGGTTGGCGTTATCGTAGCGATTACTCCGTTTAATTTTCCTCTCAATCTCGTTGCCCATAAACTGGCACCTGCTCTGGTTGCGGGAAATGCAGTTGTCCTCAAACCAACTCCCGAAGCGCCGTTATGTGCGTATAAACTGGCAAAACTTTTTATCGAAAGTCCTTATGCCATCCCTGATGCCCTGAGTGTCGTGTACGGCGATGCGGAAGTGGGAAGCGCGCTGGTCGGCAGTGATATTCCCCGTGTTATCAGTTTTACGGGATCGGTGGGGGTTGGCAATATCATTACCCGCACTGCGGGGATCAAAAAAGTCTCGCTTGAACTTGGCGGCAATGCGGCAACGTACATCGATACCAGTGCCGACCTCGACTATGCGGCAGAGCGTTGTGCTATCGGGGCATTTGTCAACTCGGGGCAAGTGTGTATTTCGCTCCAGCGTATTTACGTAAATAGCTCTATCTACAATGAATTTGCTCTCAAAATGGCAGAGGCAACGACGAAACTTATTGTCGGTTCACCGTATAATGAGGATACATTTTTAGGTCCATTAATTAACGATGAAGCGGCAGAACGTGCAATGAGTTGGGTAGAAAATGCGATGGAAGAGGGGGCGAGCCCGCTAACTCCCCCACACCGTGAAGGACGGATTTTTTATCCGTGTGTGATGGCAGACGTACATGAGTCGATGCAGATCGTATGCGAAGAGGTATTCGCTCCCATAGTCAGTCTGGTACGGGTGGATGGAATCCGCGATGCAATAGAGCGGATGAATAATTCTCCGTACGGATTGCAATTCTCGGTTTTCACCAATAATCTCTCTCATGCGACCCAAGCAATCGATGAACTCGAAGCAGGGGGTGTGGTGATCAATGATATGCCGACGTTACGTTTTGACATTCAACCCTACGGCGGTGTGAAACTGAGCGGTGTCGGACGTGAGGGACCTCGGTTTGCTATCGAAGAGTTTAGCGAAATTAAATCCATAGTAATTTTATAA